A genomic region of Lasioglossum baleicum chromosome 16, iyLasBale1, whole genome shotgun sequence contains the following coding sequences:
- the LOC143216835 gene encoding uncharacterized protein LOC143216835, whose translation MRSLERLSGSDQDYDQEMYIDLDDASVDSLTGKRSRHHVVGTEVGEESDSSGSERSPKQAKRRNRGGPPTTRRRKSGISARERNLRRLESNERERMRMHSLNDAFEQLREVIPHVKMERKLSKIETLTLAKNYIMALTNVICEMRGEEQPYTFVDGECGSSSGDSTGQLELSGGEQPEEASPASMHETNNNSLLHEDLERRLP comes from the exons ATGCGAAGTCTGGAGAGGTTATCGGGTAGTGACCAAGACTACGATCAGGAGATGTATATCGACCTGGACGACGCCTCCGTCGATTCGCTTACCGGAAAACGAAGTCGGCATCATGTGGTCGGCACAGAG GTGGGCGAGGAGAGCGACAGTAGTGGTAGCGAGAGGAGCCCGAAGCAAGCGAAAAGAAGAAACCGCGGAGGACCCCCCACCACGAGAAGACGAAAAAGTGGGATCTCTGCGAGAGAAAGAAACCTCAGGAGGCTCGAGagcaacgagagagaaagaatgaGAATGCATTCGCTGAATGATGCTTTCGAG CAACTGCGCGAGGTAATACCACATGTAAAAATGGAAAGGAAACTCAGTAAAATAGAGACGCTCACGCTGGCGAAGAATTACATAATGGCCCTGACGAACGTCATATGTGAGATGCGCGGCGAGGAGCAACCATACAC GTTTGTCGACGGAGAGTGTGGCTCTAGTAGCGGCGACAGCACGGGTCAGCTAGAATTAAGCGGCGGTGAACAGCCCGAAGAAGCATCCCCGGCATCGATGCACGAGACCAACAACAACAGTTTACTGCATGAAGACTTAGAGCGCAGGCTACCGTAG